In one Chitinophaga sancti genomic region, the following are encoded:
- the kdpF gene encoding K(+)-transporting ATPase subunit F, producing MTLLLIISILVFIYLVYVLLKPEKF from the coding sequence ATGACATTACTCCTGATCATATCCATCCTCGTATTCATCTACCTGGTGTATGTGCTCCTAAAACCTGAAAAATTCTGA
- the kdpC gene encoding potassium-transporting ATPase subunit KdpC: MKKYLLPSIKLTLILILLLGVAYPLLIAGVAHFARGAGKGRVVLSNGKVVGYENVGQKFTSDKYFQGRPSAVDYNAAGSGGSNKAVSNPDYLKTVQERIDTFLAHNPGTVAADIPSELVTASGSGLDPDISPAAAEIQVIRVAAVRHLDVGGLRKLIADHTDKSWLGPDKINVLKLNIALDALK; encoded by the coding sequence ATGAAAAAATATCTTTTGCCATCTATAAAACTCACATTGATTTTAATATTGCTTTTAGGCGTAGCATATCCATTGCTGATAGCGGGTGTGGCGCATTTTGCGAGAGGCGCGGGGAAAGGGCGTGTGGTCCTTTCCAATGGTAAAGTGGTGGGCTATGAAAATGTGGGACAGAAATTTACCTCAGATAAATATTTCCAGGGCCGGCCATCAGCGGTAGATTACAATGCGGCAGGTTCCGGGGGTTCTAATAAGGCGGTGAGTAACCCTGATTATCTGAAAACAGTGCAGGAGCGGATCGATACCTTCCTGGCACACAACCCGGGTACTGTGGCTGCGGATATTCCAAGTGAACTGGTAACGGCTTCCGGTAGCGGGTTGGACCCTGACATCTCTCCTGCTGCGGCAGAGATCCAGGTAATAAGAGTAGCGGCTGTACGCCACCTGGATGTTGGTGGCCTGCGCAAACTGATTGCTGACCATACGGATAAATCGTGGTTAGGCCCGGATAAAATTAATGTATTAAAACTCAATATCGCGCTGGACGCGTTAAAATAA
- the kdpA gene encoding potassium-transporting ATPase subunit KdpA: MNSEITGVLVTFFITLLIAFPLGKYIAKVFAGTPTFTDFLHPFERFLYRICGIDPNKEMNWKQHMVALLTINMVWVLYAFFVLLFQSHLPLNPDGNGNMTPDLAFNTSISFLVNCNLQHYSGESGLTYLTQLLVITFLQFVSAATGVAAVAVLFKAFAGKTTEKLGNFFVFFIKTITRLLLPLSVIMAIILAFSGTPASFDGKDTITTLQGDTVQVSRGPAAAMIAIKHLGTNGGGWFGANSTHPLENPSYFTNMLEAIAQCILPMALVFAFGFFINRKKLGYAIFGVMTIGMLTLMIPNMLSELGGNPVLAKIGLHDHSAMEGKEVRIGVAASAYWQVMTTIISTGSVNSMHDSAMPLSGAMQLLGMMVNCFYGGKGVGLLNYFIFLIIAVFISGLMVGRTPEFMGRKVEAKEMKIAAIIALFHPFLILVGTAIAAYHPDAAWLNNPGHHGFSEMLYEYTSSSANNGSGFEGLADNNIFWNISTGLVMLLGRFLPIIGPVAIAGILANKKYTPESAGTLQTDNATFGIMTYAVIMIVAALAFFPALTLGPVAEFFQIY, encoded by the coding sequence ATGAACAGCGAAATCACAGGTGTCTTAGTCACCTTCTTCATTACCTTACTGATTGCTTTCCCCCTCGGAAAGTACATCGCCAAAGTATTCGCCGGCACACCTACCTTTACCGACTTCCTGCATCCCTTTGAACGATTCCTCTACCGCATCTGCGGCATCGATCCCAATAAGGAAATGAACTGGAAACAACACATGGTGGCCTTACTGACCATCAACATGGTCTGGGTCCTTTACGCCTTCTTCGTCCTCCTGTTCCAGTCACACCTTCCCCTCAACCCGGACGGTAACGGGAACATGACGCCGGACCTGGCTTTCAATACCAGTATCAGTTTCCTCGTAAACTGTAACCTGCAACACTACTCCGGCGAATCCGGACTCACCTACCTCACCCAGCTGCTGGTGATCACTTTCTTACAATTCGTATCCGCAGCAACAGGTGTGGCAGCAGTAGCGGTGCTTTTTAAGGCGTTTGCGGGCAAAACGACTGAAAAGCTAGGTAACTTCTTCGTTTTCTTTATTAAGACGATTACGCGCCTCTTATTGCCCCTGTCTGTGATCATGGCGATCATCCTGGCCTTTAGTGGTACCCCCGCCTCCTTCGATGGCAAGGATACCATTACCACCCTGCAGGGCGATACCGTACAGGTATCCCGTGGCCCCGCAGCGGCCATGATCGCCATCAAACACCTGGGTACAAACGGTGGCGGCTGGTTCGGGGCTAACTCCACCCACCCGCTGGAAAATCCCTCCTACTTTACCAATATGCTCGAAGCCATTGCTCAATGTATCCTTCCAATGGCACTGGTCTTTGCCTTCGGCTTCTTCATCAACCGTAAAAAACTGGGCTATGCCATCTTCGGTGTCATGACCATCGGGATGCTCACTTTGATGATCCCGAATATGCTGTCCGAACTCGGCGGCAACCCCGTACTTGCAAAGATCGGTTTGCATGATCACAGCGCGATGGAAGGAAAAGAAGTACGTATAGGTGTAGCCGCTTCGGCGTACTGGCAGGTGATGACGACCATCATCTCTACCGGTTCGGTGAACTCCATGCACGATAGTGCTATGCCGCTCTCCGGTGCCATGCAATTACTCGGTATGATGGTGAACTGCTTCTATGGTGGTAAAGGTGTCGGCCTGCTGAACTACTTTATCTTCCTCATCATCGCCGTGTTTATATCCGGCCTGATGGTGGGCCGTACGCCGGAGTTCATGGGGCGCAAAGTAGAGGCGAAAGAAATGAAGATCGCCGCCATTATCGCGCTGTTCCATCCCTTCCTGATATTGGTAGGTACGGCCATTGCAGCTTACCATCCGGACGCCGCCTGGCTCAATAATCCCGGTCACCACGGGTTTTCAGAGATGCTGTATGAATATACGTCCTCCTCTGCAAACAATGGTTCCGGTTTCGAGGGACTGGCTGATAACAACATCTTCTGGAATATCAGCACAGGCCTGGTGATGCTCTTAGGCAGGTTCCTGCCCATCATTGGCCCGGTAGCAATCGCGGGTATCCTGGCGAATAAAAAGTATACGCCGGAATCTGCAGGTACGCTGCAAACGGACAACGCTACTTTTGGTATCATGACCTATGCCGTCATTATGATCGTAGCTGCACTGGCCTTCTTCCCGGCTTTGACACTGGGACCTGTGGCCGAATTCTTTCAAATCTACTAA
- a CDS encoding RHS repeat-associated core domain-containing protein codes for MIYNYRPGTNKLTYVKDTVNWARYGNDIDNQGYDNYKYDSVANIVSDRRAGVDSTRWNVYCKTSTIFKDDSTAIVYTYDVTGNRISKANDTTQTWYMRDARGNIRSVYTYNDTSVNKAQLSQIETNLYRSSRLDMNTLAINVQDLTTPTGTRMTGLGAGKNVTFIRGKKFFELTNHLGNVLATVSDRKLGVSLNNTTVDRYNAVIVNAQEYYPFGMLMPGRGGQIGTGRNIAGSIIRNGDTIPVIPTVIQRTNNLPATYMAAATISLEDGFASGDSDEFTTLMVDQANADAGSDNGVSYGITAKGYRYGFNGKENDVETGWQDYGMRIYDPRLGRFLSVDPLTNSFPWYTPYQFAGNKPIWAVDLDGAEELIPMFGIEPPMFSVNEAIETGVDAGAKVGGTYEGAGLGRALGNMQIDRIGLWQELPFNWTSFEPMPILPRIPFLKNPDATSVSESQANPNTVPQPKANPTRQFDPRQSPTKKDENE; via the coding sequence ATGATCTACAATTACCGTCCGGGAACCAATAAACTGACCTATGTAAAGGATACGGTAAACTGGGCCCGATATGGGAATGATATTGATAACCAGGGATATGATAACTACAAGTATGACAGTGTAGCTAATATTGTATCCGATCGCAGGGCAGGTGTTGACAGTACCAGGTGGAATGTCTATTGCAAAACATCCACAATCTTCAAAGATGACAGTACAGCAATCGTCTATACCTATGATGTAACCGGTAACCGGATCAGCAAGGCAAACGATACCACCCAAACCTGGTATATGCGAGATGCAAGGGGCAATATCCGGAGTGTCTATACTTATAATGATACCTCTGTCAATAAAGCACAGCTCAGTCAGATTGAAACGAATCTGTATCGCAGTAGCCGTTTAGACATGAACACATTGGCAATCAATGTACAGGATCTGACAACTCCTACCGGAACAAGGATGACCGGACTGGGCGCAGGAAAAAATGTTACTTTTATAAGAGGAAAGAAGTTCTTTGAATTGACAAACCACCTGGGGAATGTGCTGGCTACTGTGTCTGACAGGAAGCTGGGTGTATCTCTCAATAATACGACTGTAGATCGTTATAATGCAGTTATAGTCAATGCGCAGGAATATTATCCCTTTGGTATGCTAATGCCGGGTAGAGGTGGTCAAATTGGCACGGGTAGGAATATAGCAGGTAGCATTATCAGGAATGGGGATACGATACCGGTAATACCGACTGTGATTCAGCGTACGAATAACCTGCCAGCGACGTATATGGCAGCAGCGACCATTAGTCTTGAAGATGGGTTTGCGAGTGGAGATAGTGATGAGTTTACGACGTTGATGGTAGATCAGGCCAATGCGGATGCTGGTAGTGATAATGGGGTGAGTTATGGGATAACAGCGAAGGGGTATAGGTATGGTTTTAATGGGAAGGAGAATGATGTGGAGACGGGATGGCAGGATTATGGGATGAGGATTTATGACCCGAGGTTGGGGAGGTTCCTAAGCGTAGATCCTTTAACGAATAGTTTTCCATGGTATACACCATATCAATTTGCAGGAAATAAACCTATTTGGGCTGTAGATTTAGATGGAGCTGAGGAATTAATACCGATGTTTGGTATAGAGCCACCAATGTTTTCTGTTAACGAGGCGATTGAAACAGGTGTTGATGCGGGGGCAAAAGTAGGTGGAACATATGAAGGCGCCGGATTAGGTCGGGCGCTTGGTAATATGCAAATTGATCGTATAGGTTTATGGCAAGAGTTACCATTTAATTGGACATCTTTTGAACCTATGCCTATATTGCCAAGGATTCCTTTTTTGAAGAATCCGGATGCAACATCGGTATCGGAATCACAAGCTAATCCTAACACGGTACCACAGCCAAAGGCTAATCCAACGCGACAATTTGACCCAAGGCAATCACCTACTAAGAAAGATGAGAATGAATAA
- a CDS encoding sigma-54-dependent transcriptional regulator produces the protein MAGTVLIIDDEEKLRSLMKRIITLEGYNVLEAGNIKSAQKILDKEDIDVVLCDVKLPDGSGVDYSKTIKEKFPSLEVIVLTAYGNIPDGVQAIKNGAFHYLTKGDDNNQIIPLLNRAYEKVLLQKRIEKLEKQVGQKYSFESILGNSRAISEAIAQASKVAPADTTVLLLGETGTGKEVFAQSIHNSSKRAGKPFVALNCSAFSRELLESELFGYKAGAFTNATRDKKGLIEEANNGTIFLDELGEMPLDLQAKLLRVLETGEFIKVGDTKPTKVNVRIIAATNRDLKAEVEKGLFREDLYYRLNVFAITLPPLRERKKDIPALAEYFIALAANRNNRKALKMTTAFVEKLQLHEWKGNIRELKNVLERAVILADGDELLVEHLPFDLQIADKSSGILSAFDLASVEKLHIIKVLHHTKNNKTEAAKLLNIGLATLYRKIEEYKI, from the coding sequence ATGGCAGGAACTGTGCTCATAATCGACGACGAAGAAAAGTTACGCAGCCTGATGAAGCGCATCATCACCCTCGAAGGTTACAACGTCCTTGAAGCCGGTAATATCAAATCCGCGCAAAAGATCCTCGATAAAGAAGATATCGATGTCGTACTCTGCGATGTCAAACTCCCCGACGGCAGCGGGGTAGATTATTCCAAAACCATCAAGGAGAAATTTCCTTCCCTGGAAGTCATCGTTCTCACCGCCTACGGCAATATTCCCGATGGCGTGCAGGCCATCAAAAACGGGGCTTTCCATTACCTCACCAAGGGCGACGATAATAACCAGATCATCCCTTTGCTGAACCGTGCCTACGAAAAAGTACTGCTGCAAAAGCGGATCGAAAAACTCGAAAAACAGGTAGGACAGAAATACAGTTTTGAAAGCATCCTGGGCAATTCCCGCGCGATCTCTGAGGCCATTGCCCAGGCCAGCAAAGTAGCCCCCGCCGATACCACCGTACTGTTATTAGGAGAAACAGGTACCGGCAAGGAAGTTTTTGCCCAGTCCATTCATAACAGCAGCAAGCGCGCAGGCAAGCCTTTCGTAGCACTGAACTGTAGCGCGTTCAGCCGGGAGCTACTGGAAAGTGAACTATTCGGTTACAAAGCCGGTGCCTTCACCAATGCAACACGGGATAAAAAAGGCCTGATCGAAGAAGCGAATAACGGTACCATTTTCTTAGATGAACTGGGTGAAATGCCCCTGGACCTCCAGGCGAAATTATTGCGTGTCTTAGAGACCGGCGAGTTTATTAAAGTAGGTGATACCAAACCCACCAAAGTGAACGTACGCATCATCGCCGCAACCAACCGTGACCTGAAAGCAGAAGTGGAGAAAGGTTTATTCAGGGAAGACCTGTATTACAGGCTGAATGTATTCGCCATCACCCTGCCACCCCTGCGGGAACGCAAAAAAGATATCCCGGCACTGGCAGAGTATTTTATCGCACTGGCCGCAAACCGCAATAACAGGAAAGCCCTGAAAATGACGACGGCGTTTGTAGAGAAACTGCAACTGCATGAATGGAAAGGGAATATCCGGGAATTGAAGAACGTGCTGGAACGCGCCGTGATACTCGCTGACGGTGATGAGCTATTGGTAGAACACCTGCCATTTGATTTGCAGATTGCAGATAAATCATCAGGGATATTGTCCGCATTTGATCTCGCCAGCGTGGAGAAATTACATATTATAAAGGTGCTGCATCATACTAAAAACAATAAAACAGAAGCAGCGAAATTATTGAATATAGGGCTTGCGACATTGTACCGGAAAATAGAAGAGTATAAAATATAG
- a CDS encoding DUF7674 family protein encodes MNQYEAAAEIADEIPSIQKEIVKAPVFGSAYLCIKVLANYTLKMIQDHQIREVQHSMRLAEKIYNKGNQLVKTAIENVFIYSFSAMKMVCSRQEWQEIQSKMPVNIFSIYIQQLHA; translated from the coding sequence ATGAACCAATATGAAGCCGCTGCTGAAATAGCAGATGAAATACCCTCCATTCAAAAAGAAATAGTCAAAGCACCTGTATTCGGCTCTGCCTATCTCTGCATCAAAGTATTGGCGAACTACACTCTGAAAATGATCCAGGACCACCAGATCCGTGAAGTACAACACTCCATGCGCCTGGCCGAAAAGATCTACAACAAAGGCAACCAGCTCGTAAAAACAGCCATCGAAAATGTATTCATCTACAGTTTCAGTGCCATGAAAATGGTATGCTCCCGCCAGGAATGGCAGGAAATACAAAGCAAAATGCCGGTCAACATCTTTTCTATCTACATCCAACAACTACACGCTTAA
- a CDS encoding sensor histidine kinase — MRLKTKLSIGIGFLFTAILVSGLLGIFSINLMKKDAHLVLKDNYETLVYSNNMLQTLEQFRTDPQSIAKFEENLSRQEANITEPGEGAATGAVRALFEQLKKAPSNDSLQQLLRDKIYLINTANQQAIFSKNNTAMNNAKRFSNWLVLIFSMLSIIAFTLAVNFPGIISEPINALSEGIKSIVNKDYSRRIHLNQQDEFGELAQAFNTMAEKLNEYEHSNLAKIKFEKSRIDTIINQMNDGIIGIDDTRHILFANRVAEKLLGLKEIEIAGKYAPDVALQNDLMRSLLQETSKEKELKIFADNKESYFHLDVINVDNNERVIGQVIVLRNITPFHELNEAKTNFIATISHELKTPIASIKMSAQLLADHRVGAVNKEQDELIKSITDDSDRLLKITSELLNMSQVETGHIQLKIAPVSPGIIIGNATSTVSFLAQQKNIRVRVEEADTPCKMLTDPEKTAWVLTNFLTNAVKYSPEDDEIVLKTFIKEQRIYFTVTDHGRGIDEKYLPKIFDRYFKVPGTPEKAGTGLGLSISREFIEAQGGRIWVESRLGEGAEFGFWLPVV; from the coding sequence ATGCGCCTGAAAACGAAATTAAGTATAGGCATTGGGTTTTTATTTACAGCAATCCTTGTATCCGGCTTGCTGGGTATCTTCTCTATCAATTTGATGAAGAAAGATGCACATCTTGTATTGAAGGATAATTATGAGACGCTGGTGTATAGCAATAATATGTTGCAGACGCTGGAGCAGTTTCGCACAGATCCGCAGAGTATCGCTAAATTTGAGGAGAACCTGTCCAGGCAGGAAGCGAATATTACGGAGCCTGGTGAGGGAGCGGCCACGGGGGCAGTGCGCGCATTGTTTGAGCAGTTGAAGAAGGCGCCTTCCAATGACTCTTTACAACAACTCTTAAGAGATAAGATCTACCTGATCAACACGGCCAATCAACAAGCGATATTTTCTAAGAACAACACCGCGATGAATAATGCCAAGCGGTTTAGCAACTGGCTGGTGCTTATATTTTCGATGCTATCAATCATTGCCTTTACGCTGGCGGTGAACTTCCCGGGGATCATTTCTGAGCCGATCAATGCATTGTCAGAAGGGATAAAATCTATTGTCAACAAGGATTATTCCCGCAGGATTCATTTGAATCAGCAGGATGAATTCGGGGAGCTGGCACAGGCATTTAATACGATGGCGGAGAAACTGAATGAGTATGAGCATAGTAACCTTGCAAAAATCAAATTTGAAAAATCCCGTATCGATACGATCATCAACCAGATGAATGATGGAATTATTGGGATTGATGATACAAGGCATATCCTGTTTGCAAATCGTGTAGCCGAGAAGTTATTAGGTTTGAAAGAGATAGAGATTGCGGGGAAATATGCGCCGGATGTGGCTTTGCAGAATGACCTGATGCGAAGTTTGTTGCAGGAAACGAGTAAGGAAAAGGAGCTGAAGATCTTTGCAGATAATAAGGAGAGTTATTTTCACCTGGATGTGATCAATGTAGATAATAATGAACGGGTGATTGGACAGGTGATCGTGTTGAGGAATATTACGCCATTTCATGAATTGAATGAGGCGAAGACGAATTTCATTGCGACGATCTCACATGAGTTAAAGACGCCAATTGCGAGTATCAAGATGAGTGCGCAGTTATTGGCGGATCATCGGGTGGGTGCGGTGAATAAGGAGCAGGATGAGTTGATAAAGAGCATAACGGATGATTCGGATCGTTTGTTAAAGATAACGAGTGAATTGCTGAATATGAGCCAGGTAGAGACGGGGCATATCCAGTTGAAGATAGCGCCGGTTAGTCCGGGGATTATAATTGGGAACGCGACGAGTACGGTGAGTTTTTTGGCGCAGCAGAAGAATATCCGCGTGCGGGTGGAGGAGGCTGATACGCCTTGTAAGATGTTGACGGATCCGGAGAAGACGGCGTGGGTGTTGACGAATTTTTTGACGAATGCGGTGAAGTATTCGCCGGAGGATGATGAGATTGTGTTGAAGACGTTTATTAAGGAGCAGCGGATTTATTTTACGGTAACGGATCATGGGCGGGGGATTGATGAGAAGTATTTGCCGAAGATATTTGACAGGTATTTTAAGGTGCCGGGTACGCCGGAGAAGGCGGGTACGGGGTTGGGGTTATCGATTTCGAGGGAGTTTATAGAGGCGCAGGGCGGTAGGATTTGGGTGGAGAGTAGATTGGGGGAAGGTGCGGAGTTTGGGTTTTGGTTGCCGGTGGTGTAG
- the kdpB gene encoding potassium-transporting ATPase subunit KdpB has translation MSNNKLFEPSLVAGALKQAFIKLSPKSMFRNPVMFTVEIGTAIMLIVTAYTYFTKDASQGAPGYNLSVFIILLLTLLFANFAEAIAEARGKAQAESLRKTREETPAKKILAVGEIFMDEMKIVPSSQLRKGDIFICEAGDMIPMDGEIIQGLATIDESAITGESAPVIREAGGDKSSVTGGTKVLSDKIKVRVTTDPGESFLDKMIALVEGASRQKTPNEIALTILLASFTLVFIIVCVTLKPFGDFSHTPITIAAFVSLFVCLIPTTIGGLLSAIGIAGMDRALRANVITKSGKAVETAGDLDTLLLDKTGTITIGNRKATHFWQADNIGKKEFFEACTLASLADETPEGKSIIELAAEKGIKTSTLNANGAAFIPFTAETRCSGVNVGGLRIRKGAYDSIRNIVLRSGNAFPAETEEKVKEISSNGGTPLVVSQNELVMGVIELQDIIKPGIRERFERLRRMGVKTVMVTGDNPLTAKFIAEKAGVDDFIAEAKPEDKMIYIRREQEGGKLVAMMGDGTNDAPALAQADVGVAMNSGTQAAKEAGNMVDLDNDPTKLIEIVEIGKQLLMTRGTLTTFSIANDVAKYFAIVPALFMTAIPALQALNIMHLKSPESAILSAVIFNAIIIPALIPLALKGVSYKPIGASALLRRNLLIYGLGGVIIPFIGIKLIDLFLSFIM, from the coding sequence ATGTCCAACAATAAATTATTCGAACCTTCACTGGTAGCCGGCGCTTTGAAACAGGCGTTCATCAAGCTCTCCCCGAAGAGCATGTTCCGCAACCCGGTCATGTTTACGGTAGAGATAGGTACGGCTATTATGCTGATCGTGACCGCCTATACGTATTTCACAAAGGATGCCTCCCAGGGTGCGCCCGGGTATAACCTGTCGGTCTTTATCATCCTGTTGTTAACCTTACTCTTTGCCAACTTTGCAGAGGCCATTGCCGAAGCAAGAGGGAAAGCACAAGCCGAAAGTCTGCGTAAGACAAGAGAAGAAACCCCGGCTAAAAAAATCCTGGCCGTTGGGGAGATCTTTATGGATGAAATGAAAATCGTTCCTTCGTCACAGTTACGCAAAGGGGACATCTTCATTTGCGAAGCCGGTGATATGATTCCCATGGATGGTGAAATCATACAGGGCCTTGCTACCATCGATGAATCTGCCATTACAGGGGAATCTGCCCCGGTGATCCGCGAAGCAGGTGGCGATAAGAGCTCTGTAACCGGCGGTACGAAAGTGCTGAGTGATAAAATTAAAGTGAGGGTGACCACCGATCCCGGGGAGAGTTTCCTGGATAAAATGATCGCACTGGTAGAAGGGGCAAGTCGGCAGAAAACGCCGAACGAAATTGCGCTGACGATATTACTGGCAAGTTTTACGCTGGTTTTCATTATTGTATGTGTGACACTGAAACCTTTTGGTGATTTCTCACATACCCCTATTACGATCGCAGCATTTGTATCACTATTTGTCTGTTTGATCCCTACTACGATCGGTGGTTTGCTGAGTGCGATCGGGATTGCCGGCATGGACCGTGCGCTGCGGGCGAATGTGATCACCAAGAGTGGAAAGGCCGTGGAAACCGCTGGTGACCTGGATACGCTGCTGCTGGATAAAACAGGTACCATCACGATCGGGAACAGGAAGGCTACGCATTTCTGGCAGGCGGACAACATTGGTAAAAAAGAATTCTTTGAAGCCTGTACCCTGGCTTCCCTGGCAGATGAAACCCCTGAGGGTAAATCGATCATCGAATTAGCAGCGGAGAAGGGCATTAAAACCAGTACTTTAAATGCAAACGGCGCAGCGTTTATTCCCTTTACAGCAGAGACTCGTTGCAGTGGTGTGAATGTGGGCGGATTGCGGATTCGCAAAGGTGCTTATGATTCCATCAGGAATATCGTGCTTCGTTCCGGCAATGCATTTCCGGCAGAAACGGAGGAGAAAGTGAAAGAGATTTCTTCTAATGGCGGTACGCCGCTGGTGGTGAGTCAGAACGAGCTGGTAATGGGTGTGATAGAATTGCAGGACATCATCAAACCCGGTATCCGTGAGCGTTTCGAACGTTTGCGCCGCATGGGTGTGAAGACCGTGATGGTGACAGGTGACAACCCGCTGACCGCGAAGTTCATTGCAGAAAAAGCCGGTGTGGACGATTTTATTGCAGAGGCAAAGCCGGAGGATAAGATGATCTACATTCGCCGGGAACAGGAAGGTGGTAAACTGGTGGCGATGATGGGTGATGGTACGAATGATGCGCCGGCACTGGCACAGGCAGATGTGGGAGTGGCGATGAACAGCGGTACACAGGCAGCGAAGGAAGCCGGGAATATGGTGGACCTCGATAACGATCCAACCAAACTGATTGAGATCGTAGAGATCGGTAAACAGTTGCTCATGACCCGTGGTACGCTGACCACCTTCTCCATTGCGAATGATGTGGCGAAGTATTTCGCGATCGTTCCGGCCTTGTTTATGACAGCTATCCCGGCACTGCAGGCGCTGAATATTATGCACCTGAAAAGTCCGGAGAGTGCGATCCTCTCTGCCGTTATCTTCAACGCGATTATTATACCCGCATTGATTCCGCTGGCGCTGAAAGGGGTGTCTTATAAGCCGATAGGCGCGAGTGCACTGTTGCGCAGGAACCTGCTTATTTACGGACTGGGGGGTGTGATCATTCCTTTCATCGGGATCAAACTGATTGATTTATTCTTATCCTTCATCATGTAA
- a CDS encoding histidine kinase produces MTEKENNVQHFLDLIRQSRRGKFKVYIGMSAGVGKTYRMLKEARTLLRNGVNIQIAYIETHNRPETHSLLEGLPVIPRRQLFYKGKMLDELDTQAVLNLHPEVVVIDELAHSNIEGSKHEKRWQDVVEILDAGINVISAVNIQHIESLQEEVKNITGIDVSERIPDSILLQADEVVNIDLTADELITRLQEGKIYTPDKIAVAMKNFFQPEKILQLRELALKEVASQVERKIESALPRTAHLRSERFLACISSNHVVARKVIRKTARLAAYYHSRFYVLYVQTPRENMDRIELASQRHLINNFKLAMELGGEVLKVKSSNIAKTIMVTAEEKNITTICMGKPHLNVLGMVLNTAVFAQLLGKLSESDIDVIILS; encoded by the coding sequence ATGACTGAAAAAGAAAACAACGTCCAGCATTTCCTTGACCTGATCCGACAGTCACGGCGTGGAAAATTCAAAGTCTACATCGGCATGAGTGCCGGCGTAGGCAAAACCTATCGCATGCTCAAAGAAGCACGCACGCTCCTGCGGAATGGTGTCAACATCCAGATCGCTTACATCGAAACGCACAACCGGCCGGAAACGCATTCCTTACTGGAAGGCCTGCCGGTCATTCCCCGCCGCCAGCTATTCTACAAAGGCAAGATGCTCGATGAACTGGATACGCAGGCGGTACTCAACCTACACCCGGAAGTTGTCGTAATCGATGAGCTGGCACATTCGAACATCGAAGGCAGCAAGCATGAAAAGCGCTGGCAGGACGTCGTGGAGATCCTGGATGCGGGGATCAATGTGATCAGTGCGGTGAACATCCAGCATATAGAAAGTCTGCAGGAAGAGGTGAAGAACATCACCGGCATCGATGTATCAGAGCGGATTCCGGACAGCATTTTACTACAGGCCGATGAAGTGGTGAACATCGATCTGACGGCGGATGAGCTTATCACCCGCCTGCAGGAAGGGAAGATCTATACCCCTGATAAGATTGCTGTGGCGATGAAGAATTTCTTCCAGCCGGAAAAGATTCTGCAATTGCGTGAGCTGGCATTGAAAGAAGTGGCTTCGCAGGTAGAGCGGAAAATCGAATCGGCCCTGCCCCGTACCGCCCACCTGCGCAGTGAACGTTTCCTGGCCTGCATCAGCAGTAATCACGTCGTTGCCCGCAAGGTGATCCGGAAAACGGCCAGGCTGGCGGCGTACTACCATAGCCGATTTTATGTGCTGTATGTGCAGACACCGCGGGAGAACATGGATAGGATTGAGCTGGCATCGCAGCGGCACCTGATCAATAATTTCAAACTGGCGATGGAACTGGGAGGCGAAGTACTGAAAGTAAAAAGTAGTAATATTGCCAAAACGATTATGGTGACAGCGGAGGAAAAGAACATCACCACTATTTGCATGGGGAAACCTCATCTGAATGTGTTGGGGATGGTGTTGAATACGGCTGTATTTGCCCAGTTACTGGGCAAGTTATCTGAATCGGATATTGACGTTATAATTCTGTCATAA